From a single Solanum dulcamara chromosome 4, daSolDulc1.2, whole genome shotgun sequence genomic region:
- the LOC129887212 gene encoding histidine-containing phosphotransfer protein 1-like isoform X2 produces MEVGQLQRNFVEYMASLFREGFLDAQFSQLQQLQDDNNPDFVVEVVSLFFEDSERLLNDLTMALDQPNVDFKQVDAHVHQLKGSSSSVGAQRVKNCCVPFRNCCEEQNTEACLICLQQIKQEYLLVKNKLQTLFELEQQIVAAGGAIPMVQ; encoded by the exons ATGGAAGTGGGTCAATTGCAGAGGAACTTTGTTGAATACATGGCCTCTCTGTTTCGTGAG GGATTCTTGGATGCTCAGTTTAGTCAGCTTCAGCAACTGCAAGATGATAATAACCCTGATTTTGTAGTTGAAGTTGTGTCTCTCTTCTTTGAAGATTCAGAAAGACTTCTCAATGATCTCACCATGGCTTT AGATCAGCCCAATGTGGACTTTAAGCAGGTTGATGCTCATGTTCATCAGCTCAAAGGTAGCAGCTCCAG TGTTGGTGCTCAGAGAGTGAAGAATTGCTGCGTCCCTTTCCGCAACTGCTGCGAAGAACAGAACACGGAAGC GTGCTTGATATGCTTGCAACAAATAAAACAGGAGTACTTGCTTGTGAAGAACAAGCTTCAAACTTTATTTGAG TTGGAGCAGCAGATTGTAGCAGCTGGAGGAGCAATTCCCATGGTGCAATAA
- the LOC129887212 gene encoding histidine-containing phosphotransfer protein 1-like isoform X1 yields MVGTPILQLQEGIESEIQQSSARKVTNLHIHFCTFDCCPTTPSPKSSSSRFKEMEVGQLQRNFVEYMASLFREGFLDAQFSQLQQLQDDNNPDFVVEVVSLFFEDSERLLNDLTMALDQPNVDFKQVDAHVHQLKGSSSSVGAQRVKNCCVPFRNCCEEQNTEACLICLQQIKQEYLLVKNKLQTLFELEQQIVAAGGAIPMVQ; encoded by the exons ATGGTGGGGACTCCAATTCTTCAACTACAGGAAGGAATAGAATCAGAAATCCAACAAAGCTCAGCTAGAAAGGTTACAAATTTACACATCCATTTCTGTACCTTTGACTGTTGCCCCACAACCCCTTCTCCCAAAAGCAG TTCATCAAGATTCAAGGAAATGGAAGTGGGTCAATTGCAGAGGAACTTTGTTGAATACATGGCCTCTCTGTTTCGTGAG GGATTCTTGGATGCTCAGTTTAGTCAGCTTCAGCAACTGCAAGATGATAATAACCCTGATTTTGTAGTTGAAGTTGTGTCTCTCTTCTTTGAAGATTCAGAAAGACTTCTCAATGATCTCACCATGGCTTT AGATCAGCCCAATGTGGACTTTAAGCAGGTTGATGCTCATGTTCATCAGCTCAAAGGTAGCAGCTCCAG TGTTGGTGCTCAGAGAGTGAAGAATTGCTGCGTCCCTTTCCGCAACTGCTGCGAAGAACAGAACACGGAAGC GTGCTTGATATGCTTGCAACAAATAAAACAGGAGTACTTGCTTGTGAAGAACAAGCTTCAAACTTTATTTGAG TTGGAGCAGCAGATTGTAGCAGCTGGAGGAGCAATTCCCATGGTGCAATAA